The Meriones unguiculatus strain TT.TT164.6M chromosome 1, Bangor_MerUng_6.1, whole genome shotgun sequence genome has a segment encoding these proteins:
- the LOC110540158 gene encoding olfactory receptor 13C7, protein MDRSNETSPVTGFILLGLSAHPKLEKTFFVLILLMYLVILLGNGVLILVTILDPHLHTPMYFFLGNLSFLDICYTTSSVPLILDSFLTPRKTISFSGCAVQMFLSFAMGATECVLLSMMAFDRYVAICNPLRYPVVMSKAAYVPMAAGSWAGGVTNSVVQTSLAMRLPFCGDNVINHFTCEILAVLKLACADISINVISMVVANMIFLAIPVLFIFVSYIFILVTILKIPSAEGRKKAFSTCSAHLTVVVVFYGTILFMYGKPKSKDPLGADKQDLADKLISLFYGVVTPMLNPIIYSLRNKDVKAAVRNLVAQKHLTE, encoded by the coding sequence ATGGACAGATCCAATGAGACCTCCCCCGTGACAGGCTTCATTCTCTTGGGCCTCTCTGCCCACCCAAAGCTGGAGAAAACCTTCTTTGTGCTCATCCTGCTGATGTACCTGGTGATCCTGCTGGGCAATGGGGTCCTCATCCTGGTGACCATCCTCGACCCCCACCTGCACACGCCCATGTACTTCTTTCTGGGGAACCTCTCCTTCCTGGACATCTGCTACACCACCTCCTCTGTCCCCCTCATTCTGGACAGCTTCCTGACTCCCAGGAAGACCATCTCCTTCTCAGGCTGTGCTGTGCAGATGTTTCTCTCTTTTGCCATGGGAGCCACGGAGTGTGTGCTCCTGAGTATGATGGCGTTTGATCGTTATGTGGCCATCTGCAACCCCCTTAGATACCCTGTGGTCATGAGCAAGGCTGCCTATGTGCCCATGGCTGCCGGCTCCTGGGCAGGTGGTGTCACCAATTCTGTAGTGCAGACATCTCTGGCAATGCGGCTGCCCTTCTGTGGGGACAATGTCATTAATCACTTCACCTGTGAGATCCTGGCAGTCTTAAAGCTGGCCTGTGCTGACATCTCCATCAATGTCATCAGCATGGTTGTAGCCAACATGATCTTCTTGGCAATCCCAGTCCTCTTCATCTTTGTCTCCTACATCTTCATCCTTGTGACCATCCTAAAGATCCCCTCAGCTGAGGGCAGGAAGAAGGCCTTCTCCACATGCTCTGCCCACCTCACTGTGGTGGTCGTCTTCTATGGCACCATCCTCTTCATGTATGGGAAGCCCAAGTCCAAGGACCCACTGGGGGCAGACAAGCAGGACCTTGCAGACAAGCTCATCTCCCTCTTCTATGGGGTGGTAACCCCCATGTTGAACCCCATCATCTACAGCCTGAGGAACAAGGATGTGAAGGCTGCTGTGAGGAACCTCGTGGCTCAAAAACACCTAACTGAGTGA